A stretch of DNA from Cannabis sativa cultivar Pink pepper isolate KNU-18-1 chromosome X, ASM2916894v1, whole genome shotgun sequence:
AGGCAGCCCAAACCAAGCTCTGTTGTTCTGTCGCCATATGTTGTGGACTTTGGGTCTTCGTCATCTTCGAAGGAAGACTTAATGAGGATTGTGGAAGATGATAAATTTATTGTGCATGGAATCAATCCTTTTAAAGATGAAATTGGTTATAATACTAGTGCTGAGCAGTGCATTAAGTTTTCCAAATTTATTGATGAGAACATTGTCATGAATAGgggttagtattttttttatttatatttatattatttatatttgtttttgtgtatttttttgtatatgtgattgacgttttttttttgtgtttgttgTTTTTTGTGTTGTCAGTGTGAAGAAGTACTCCGATGCGGACAACATCTTATATCCACCGATGGATTTTTCTTTCATTGAAATTTCCGAGAAGATGTGGTTCTACGAGCTTCATGCTTGTGGTGTTTTTCTCACAGGATGTtgtaagaaactggtttctttttattattttctatgtCTATGATATTTGAGTCTATGTTTATGGTCAAAAACCGGTTTCTGATGATGTGTTTATTGCATTTCTGTAGCATTTGGATGTGGTGTTCTATTACCTCAGGAAAAAGATTAAGCAAGACAATATTTTGGAACAGAGGATTACCACTACTGATTGTTTATTTGATCAAGTCATGTGGAATTCGTacaatcaatttttgaaatcggGTTCTAATCCTTCTAGGATTGACTTTGATAATGTCATTCCTAGATACATGGTTGGTGAGTATTTGTTTTGTAATACTCCTTGGGTGCTTACTGACCATGTTCTTATGTATGTCAATATTCAAAAGCACAAACATTGGATATTGGTCCATTTTGACATCAAGGAGAGGATGTTGAACATATATAACTCCATGTCTGGTGCTGTCAACAAGAAACGCGCTTTGGATCATGTCAAAGCTTATTCTTCTATGCTGCCGTTTTATTTGGAGTATCTTGATGTGTATTCTTCTAGGCCGGATCTTAATTTGGATCAAGGTCCATATTCCGTTGGGAAAAGAGAGCCTTTGAATTTCAAGTTCATAGATGGTCTTCCAAGTCAAGTCAATAGGTAATTCTGCCTCTTttcatcatatatttttttaattgatacTAGTTTTTATGTTTGGTTCGTTTATATTTTCTCGtcgttttgttttgtttggacAAACCGGTTTTTTTAccggattttttttttgttttattgcaGGGACTGTGGAGTGTTTGTCATTAAATTTGCTGAATTTTTCATTCGTGGGAAAATTCATGACATTCCAGCTAACATGTCTGATTTGGTAGCCGTATATAGAGATGATATTGCTGTGAGCTTGTTTATTCATGCTAAGAGGAAACAAATTGGTGGTTATATAACGGATGATGAAGTGATGAAAAAGGGCAAGAAATCAAAGGATAAGGCAAATGTCAAAGGGAAGGATATTCCAAAGGGAAAGCGCAAAGCGAAATGATTTCAAACAATGTTCTATAGTTTTTAGTTTTCAGACAAACTGGTTTCATTTggttttttctattattttttttttgtatttgatATTTTAAGACAATGCTATATAgttttttagtgttgtttttttttttttgaaagacttGTTACTTAGTTAAAGtggttgtatttttttgttgtaaagaCTGGATGTTTCAATGAATCAGCAACCCTTTGTATTATAAGTTTTTAGTTCatggctaatttttttttatttctttttttattctaactggtttcttttttactattaatttcaattttttttatttgaatgtaCTGTTAactgatttttgttttttttttgttttgtttttctttttatgtaGGTGATACCAATGgcagtatgtgtttttatttatttggtaaGTGGCACTTGGTTTTTTTAGTATACTTTCTCAATAACTGGtttcttgtttttataaaatttatatttttgaatGTACCTTTTTGAAATAATCTAagatatttagaaaaaatctttaaaacaaTGATTATGTAAACAGATAAAATTTCAAAAGTGTAAAAATGTTGTGTGTATCCTTgtgaaaaaattatattctgTTCAACTTCATTCAAAGTTGAGAAACCAGTTTCTATAAAACTGTCAATcactaaaattatataatgttcTACTTTATTCAATGCTGAGAAACCAGTTTTTATAAAACTGTCAATGAATATCTATTTCTATTGTAGCTGTtcattcattcttctttgacTCGTTGCTATTGTTATTCTGTTTTGGTGGTTTGTAAAGCTGTGGGTTATTGCACGTTCTTCGGTTGTGGCCAACTTTTCCGCACCTTGTACATTTCAAGACAACTTTTGGTTCTCCTTTTGATCTTATTCTTTTCTTTCTAGGTCTCCCGGCTGGTTTTCTTGATTTTGGTGGCCACACTATTCTCTCCATGCTCTCAGGTATAGTCCATTCTCTTTCATTTGGTAGAGGATGTACAGTTCTTTCATAGGTTGCCTTCATTGTTGCTGTTTTGTAATAATCGGCAACATAGTCATAAGCTCTTAATCCTCTTTTTGCAAATACAGCTATTGCATGTGAGCATGGTATCTCATCTAGTTGGAACCTTCTGCAGCTGCATGttctttccaatatgttgattGTGAAATCACCTTTTTCTTGCACCTTTACTTGGTACTGGATTGTTGTGATTGCGATgacctgtttttttttttgttttgaaatataAGATATGTGTTAGAAACCGGTTTTTGATCATGATCAAGAAACAGGTTTTTTAATAACTGTTTTTCTCTATGATTTAGTTATTGTACCTGGTATTTTATTGCTTTAAGCAGGTTGTCTCTCAGTAGTTTTTCAGCATCTGATGCTACTTCAGTAAATATTCCATGTGCTTCATTGCCATTTTTCCACACCCATTTTTGTACAAGGCTTCTGAAGCACTCAATCATTGTTGTTATAGGTAATGATCTTGCAGCTAGGATCGCCGAATTTATTGATTCTGCTATGTTTGAAGTCATCATTGTGTATCTTCTTGTAGGACAGTGGCTCCTGGTCCAAACCTCATGTCCAATTCTCTCAAGGTATGGTCTTATTCGTTTGTCTATTCTATCTATCTCTGCCATGTATCTCTCGAATGAGGTGAGCTTGTACGTCTTTGCTGCCTTTACAAAGTTTATGGTCAGATCATCTCCATGTACTCCAAAGTTGGTTTTGATGTTGTTTAGCAGGTGGAAGATGCATGCTCCGTGGAAGTGGTTTGGGTAGACACTGCTCACCGCCTTCTCTATACTCTTATGCCTGTCTGATATTATTGTCAAACCTGTTCACAGAAACCAGTTTTTACAAGATAAGTAGGTATGTTTTGGAAgcctaatcaatttttttttttttgtggaaaCCAGTTTCTAGATTTTGTTGTCTTTTTGTCTGAGATCAGTAGCTATGAAGTTAAATTTTTAGATGGAATTTACATTAAAGGGAACAAGTTTTTTCGATAGCGTACCTTCTCTATCTCCGAATGTTTCCCTTAGTTTTGTGAAGAACCATTCCCAAGAGCAAGCCATTTTCTCCGAGTCTCCTATCCCAAATGCTAGAATGAATATGTTGTTGTTTGCATCCATTGTAGAGGCCGTGAATAGGGTTCCTCCAAATGATGTTTTTAAAAATGTTCCGTCGCCATAATGACTGGCCTGCAATGTTTCCAACCTTCTATGGAGTTTGCAAAAGCTAGATACAAATATTTGAAACGATCCTTCTTATCGGTTTCCAATTGTGCAATTGTTCCAGGATTTTCTACTTTTAGCATGTGCAGGTATTTTGGTAGTTGTTGATAAGATTCATCTTGCCTTCCTCTTGCCAACTCCAAAGCTTTCTCTCTTGCTCTCCATGCTTTTTGGTAGCTCATTGACACTCCAAAATCATCAATCATGTCTATCATGATGTCATTTGGTCTGTGATTTCTTTTGATTgacagaaatttttttttatcatttctgcaatCATGTTGCAGTTTGCCTGCTTGTGGTCACCCATTACAATATCCAGTGAGCAGTTGTGATCTTGGACATATTTTCTTACTTTGAATGTTGAGGTACTCTTGAACTTTGAAGCTCTCAGAAACCAGTTACAGTTGTCATCCACACAAGTCACCACATACTCTCTTGGTTCAGATCTTTTGGTTTTAATCtggaaattgttgatcatagcAAAAAAACCCACTGCAGTCTTCAATACTTTTCTGTCCTTGTAGATCTGTCCTTTTTCAATGTTGAAAACCTTATGATCTGTTATTAtttgtctttcttcttcttgTCTTTTCCTTTTGTGTTCTTGTGTTTTCTCAATGATGCAATCAGCAACACTATCAGCTACTTGAAATATGTTTGGTAAGGCAAGTACCTCGTTTATTTCTGAGGTTTCATCATCGTATTCCATATAGTCGTATGTTGGCTGATTGGTTATTTGTAAAACCAGTTTCTGAACATCTGTATCTTGTCTTACAGATTCACTTTCTGGTTTTTGTTGAGCAATGATCCGGAGTCTTGTGTCGTCTACGTTGTGATGCAGAGTGGAGACTCACTAACTGCATTTTGTGTCTTTCTCAGTTGTAAGTAGAACATCAGTGAGTTGTCACTAATTATTTTCATTGGTTGTGAGTCTGGGCATAACTGGTAATGCATTTCTATTGTTGTGTTGCATTTGATTTCAGCCTTTACTAATTCCAACAAACTTTTTAGATCACAGTTTGTTGGTATTAGTAGTCCAGTCATTATGTAGTCTTCATACTTTTTATCCTCTTTCCATTGCCCTCCATATTTGATCACACACATTATTGAGTCCATACCTGTACACagtattttaaatattgttagttaaaaattacaatgtattaagaaactggttttcttatttttttgttttgtttttattcgTTTCAAAATTATATGTGTTTGTTTCCCTATATATTTCAGAAACCGGTTTCCAGCAtttctttatattttgtttatgtttaactgataatattattttaagaacttttagttaaaatatatattgtttttagaaaccggttttttttttgttttaaaattataatgtgTTTGTTTCAGTATATATTTCAGAAACCCGTTTCCAACATGactgtatatttgtttatttttaacaGGTAATATCATTTTTGAAAACTGTTTGTTACAATTTATAATGTATTTAGAAActggtttttgttttttttgttttaaaattatatgtgtttGTTTCCCTATATATTTCAGAAACCGGTTGCCAacattactttttattttgtttatgtttaacagataatatcattttaagaacttttagttaaaatatatattgtttttagAAACCGGTTTTATATTCATAATTTTCAGTAATCTTTTCATTTTTGATCGTGGACGTCTAAAACTGAATTTTTCATAatgtttaattttccttttctttttttttttgtttgtgaaaCTTCATAGTCTAAATCTAGATTAAGTATGGACATTTCATTATGAAGCAATGCAAGATCATATAGTTTTGGTATGAAATTTACTTcaatctagttttttttttcttttaagtttaaattgGAATTGTACATAATCGGTGTAATTTTCTTTTGCAGTATATATATCCCTATAATATTCATAGCAGAATTTATATAAGTGTAcctgtattttattttgatcgTTGTTGACAGGGACGATCGGTGTTGGCTTGATTTTGTTGATTGAATTTTATGTGTGCAGGTTGATCGATGCTCTGCTCTGAGTTTAAGAATGCATTTTCTGGTTTAAGGTGAGAGCTTCATTGCTTATCAGGTGCGATGTTGCAGGTTGCTTCTGTGTGTTTGGCCATGACCATGGTTGAATCAGAGAAGATGATGAATTGAATCGGAGAAGATGATGAAGTGAAGAGAGAATCGCagtagagagagaagagagaatcTGAGTATCGCGAGAGAAAGAATcgcagagagagaaagagaaagaatcgcagagagagaaagagaaagaatctgagtaaattttattcatttaaaattagtttctgtttttaacttattatatggtttttttttaaaaaaaaaccatatttgtAGTTTGCTTCCTTAGTTAATGCCATATTTTGTGGCATTTAGTTTTgttgccatatttatcataagatgactcatttttcccatatttttgaaaatatcccATTTTTTGtatcaattaattataaataacttcatattttattttaggctaattagaacTTTTGCCCATCAAATTTttacatatactaaatcatgcctcaTAAACTtttaagatcattaaaaatacctcctaaattattgagattgttggatttaaagacttttgtcttattttaataaaaaaggtTTAACATAGATAAAAGTTCAAGAggcataatttaatatatgtcaaagttcgaagggTATAATTTGGTAGATACCAAAATCCGAAGAGCATAGTTTAGTACTTAAATAATCActttaaatagtaaaattgaataaaattagacaaaaatccttaaatctaacgggggaatttttaacggctaaaaaaatttaggggcataatttggtacatattaaagtttacggagtaaaaattctaattagcctttattttattaaaatctaCCTACTTTTATGAATGAGTTTCCTAATATATTCTTACTCTCTACTTAAATGTAGCACATGATTTACATTAATCTAAGGGGTATAatgtgttagagattttataataATGGAAGATAAATCAAGATATGTACAACtcaattgtaaaataatacaaggatcaacaaagagattaaataaataatacaatacataatatacaatatatatacactatatatattatatttaagaaAGGTAGAAGAAGTTaagaacacatgtaatataatatatgtatatatataacaagagaataatatatatataaacactcactcacaaccttaaGTGTAGATTAGTAgagatcaccatgacttgaacaaggtattacacctttgtccaaaagcttatttccccctatctctaagcactaagggaactctctaggaaatagctttgggaattatcaagtctTTTAGGGTTTTTTAGCAATGTGCTTtctttttgatagaaaacttcatctctatgagcacattagactccttttatatagtgtttagatgATCACTCTTAGGATTCAAAATACCACCT
This window harbors:
- the LOC133032757 gene encoding uncharacterized protein LOC133032757, which encodes MWNSYNQFLKSGSNPSRIDFDNVIPRYMVGEYLFCNTPWVLTDHVLMYVNIQKHKHWILVHFDIKERMLNIYNSMSGAVNKKRALDHVKAYSSMLPFYLEYLDVYSSRPDLNLDQGPYSVGKREPLNFKFIDGLPSQVNRDCGVFVIKFAEFFIRGKIHDIPANMSDLVAVYRDDIAVSLFIHAKRKQIGGYITDDEVMKKGKKSKDKANVKGKDIPKGKRKAK
- the LOC133032396 gene encoding uncharacterized protein LOC133032396; translated protein: MDANNNIFILAFGIGDSEKMACSWEWFFTKLRETFGDREGLTIISDRHKSIEKAVSSVYPNHFHGACIFHLLNNIKTNFGVHGDDLTINFVKAAKTYKLTSFERYMAEIDRIDKRIRPYLERIGHEVWTRSHCPTRRYTMMTSNIAESINSAILAARSLPITTMIECFRSLVQKWVWKNGNEAHGIFTEVASDAEKLLRDNLLKAIKYQVIAITTIQYQVKVQEKGDFTINILERTCSCRRFQLDEIPCSHAIAVFAKRGLRAYDYVADYYKTATMKATYERTVHPLPNEREWTIPESMERIVWPPKSRKPAGRPRKKRIRSKGEPKVVLKCTRCGKVGHNRRTCNNPQLYKPPKQNNNSNESKKNE